In the Larus michahellis chromosome 6, bLarMic1.1, whole genome shotgun sequence genome, one interval contains:
- the PRLHR gene encoding prolactin-releasing peptide receptor produces MMNSDNLTSQSFLSAIHSNASNLFSGLQFVQTFKPLIIPCYSLVVFIGVIGNYLLIYVICKTKKMHNVTNFLVGNLAFSDMLMCATCVPLTLAYAFEPRGWVYGRFMCYFVFLMQPVTVFVSVFTLTVIAVDRYCAMVYPFRRRLTIPICAYILAAIWLLSCTLAAPALVHTYHAEFPELDFSICEEFWFHMKRDRLAYAYSTLIITYVLPLAVISLSYLRISVKLKNRVVPGNVTQGQAEWDRARRRKTFRLLVLVVAAFGVCWLPLHIFNMIKDIDISLIDKQYFNFIQLLCHWFAMMSACTNAFLYAWLHDSFRGELKKMFAWRKKKIGPTTNCIMASVVL; encoded by the coding sequence ATGATGAATTCGGACAATTTAACCTCCCAAAGCTTCCTCTCTGCGATTCATAGCAATGCCAGCAATTTATTCTCAGGGCTCCAGTTTGTTCAGACCTTCAAGCCACTCATCATCCCCTGCTACTCGCTAGTGGTTTTTATTGGTGTCATTGGGAATTACCTGCTCATTTATGTTatctgcaagacaaaaaaaatgcacaacgTCACCAACTTCCTGGTAGGCAATCTGGCTTTCTCAGACATGCTCATGTGTGCAACCTGCGTACCCCTGACACTCGCGTATGCCTTTGAGCCCAGAGGATGGGTGTACGGGCGTTTCATGTGCTACTTTGTTTTCCTGATGCAACCCGTCACTGTGTTTGTGTCTGTCTTTACCTTGACTGTCATAGCTGTGGATAGGTACTGTGCCATGGTGTACCCATTCCGCAGGAGGCTCACAATCCCTATTTGTGCTTATATCCTGGCTGCTATTTGGCTGCTGAGCTGTACCTTGGCTGCCCCAGCCTTGGTCCACACTTACCACGCGGAGTTCCCAGAACTGGACTTCTCCATCTGCGAGGAGTTTTGGTTCCACATGAAAAGAGATCGCTTAGCTTACGCCTACAGCACTCTCATCATCACCTACGTACTGCCTTTGGCTGTCATCTCCCTGTCCTACCTGAGAATCTCAGTTAAGCTGAAAAACCGTGTCGTCCCAGGCAACGTCACCCAGGGCCAAGCTGAGTGGGACCgagcaaggaggagaaagactTTTCGCTTGCTAGTCTTGGTGGTGGCAGCTTTTGGAGTCTGTTGGCTGCCTCTGCACATCTTCAACATGATAAAGGACATAGACATCAGCTTGATTGACAAGCAGTACTTCAATTTCATCCAGCTGCTGTGCCACTGGTTTGCAATGATGTCTGCTTGTACCAATGCCTTCCTCTATGCCTGGCTCCATGACAGCTTCAGGGGggaactgaagaaaatgtttgcctggagaaagaagaaaattggacCCACTACAAATTGCATTATGGCCAGTGTGGTGCTGTAA